In Vitis vinifera cultivar Pinot Noir 40024 chromosome 17, ASM3070453v1, one genomic interval encodes:
- the LOC132252834 gene encoding uncharacterized protein LOC132252834: protein MATNSSSSTSDIIISSSSSSHQMETSHLPITAHKLNGQNYLQWSQSILMFIRGKEKDDYITGASAAPETTASTYKKWIAENNMVMSWLVNSMTADIGENFLSFDTAKEIWDTAKETFSDKENTSEIIQIEGILHDLRQGNLTVTEYFNTLTRLWRQLDTFEVHNWNCVTDGFLYKKIVEGKRVFKFLLGLNKNLDEIRGRIMGVKPLPSLREAFSEVCREESRKNLMMGSHQQLNMAESSALKTQFAPFDNRQKIKGGRPWCDHCRKPGHSRETCWKIHGKPVDWKPRQPLEKEGRGNHVATDEQSPQPEASPFNKEQMEMLQKLLSPLLSVQSQTGSSSNQVIGSGTLAHKAYHLYFKNHCVRGDLLGLRDFGLLFGEGFGSMEECRPLERVSEPTSWTPIKLGISNG, encoded by the exons ATGGCTACCAATTCATCATCCTCTACTTCTGATATCATCatctcatcatcttcatcctcTCATCAGATGGAAACCTCTCATCTTCCAATCACAGCCCATAAACTGAATGGGCAAAATTATTTGCAATGGTCTCAGTCCATATTAATGTTTATACGGGGAAAGGAGAAAGATGACTACATCACTGGAGCTTCGGCGGCACCAGAAACCACAGCATCAACCTACAAAAAGTGGATAGCAGAAAATAATATGGTCATGTCCTGGCTAGTCAACTCTATGACCGCTGACattggtgaaaattttctgTCATTTGATACTGCCAAAGAAATCTGGGACACTGCAAAAGAAACTTTTTCAGACAAGGAAAACACATCTGAAATCATCCAGATTGAAGGCATCCTCCACGATTTGCGTCAAGGGAACCTTACGGTAACTGAATATTTCAATACTCTTACTCGTCTATGGCGTCAACTTGATACGTTTGAGGTTCATAACTGGAATTGTGTTACAGAtggttttttgtataaaaagatTGTCGAAGGGAAACgtgtgtttaaatttttgttaggtttgaaCAAAAATCTTGATGAAATCAGAGGAAGAATCATGGGAGTAAAACCCCTACCTAGCCTCAGAGAGGCATTCTCTGAAGTCTGTCGCGAAGAAAGTCggaaaaatctcatgatggGATCCCATCAACAACTGAATATGGCAGAAAGCTCGGCTCTTAAGACTCAATTCGCTCCTTTTGACAACCgtcaaaaaattaaaggaggTAGACCTTGGTGTGATCATTGCAGAAAGCCGGGACACTCAAGAGAAACTTGCTGGAAGATTCATGGAAAGCCAGTAGATTGGAAGCCACGTCAACCACTTGAGAAAGAAGGACGAGGCAATCATGTGGCTACCGATGAACAATCGCCACAACCTGAAGCTAGCCCTTTTAATAAGGAGCAAATGGAGATGCTTCAGAAACTATTGTCTCCTCTTTTGTCAGTACAGTCACAAACTGGCTCATCTTCCAACCAGGTCATTGGTTCCGGAACCTTGGCtcacaaag CTTACCATCTCTACTTCAAGAACCATTGCGTCCGGGGAGACCTACTTGGGTTGCGTGATTTTGGTCTCCTTTTCGGTGAAGGCTTTGGTTCGATGGAGGAGTGCCGACCACTCGAACGGGTGAGCGAACCCACGAGTTGGACACCCATCAAGCTTGGTATCTCCAACGGGTAG